Part of the Nostoc sp. ATCC 53789 genome, TTCGCCTCCTGGTTACGTCGGATACGACGAAGGCGGACAACTTACAGAAGCCGTGCGGCGGAAACCTTACACAGTGTTGCTATTCGACGAAATCGAAAAAGCACACCCCGATGTATTCAATATGCTGCTGCAAATCTTGGATGACGGTCATCTTACCGATGCCAAAGGTCGGAAAGTTGACTTCAAGAACACGCTGATCATTTTGACTTCCAACATCGGTTCCAAGGTAATTGAAAAAGGTGGTAGTGGTTTAGGCTTTGACTTCGACACTCAAGCCGATGCTAGTTATAACCGCATCCGCACCTTGGTAAATGAGGAATTGAAAGCTTACTTCCGTCCTGAGTTCCTAAACCGTCTTGATGAAATTATCGTCTTCACCCAGCTTTCTAGGGATGAAGTGAAGCAAATTGCTGAAATTATGCTTCGTGAAGTTTCTAAACGCTTGACAGAAAAGGGAATTATTCTTGAAGTTAGCGATCGCTTCAAAGAACTTGTAGTACAAGAAGGCTATAACCCTAGCTATGGCGCTAGGCCATTACGTCGGGCAATTATGCGCCTCCTTGAAGATTCTCTCGCTGAAGCAATGCTGTCTGGTCAAATTACAGATGGAGACACAGCGCTTATCGATGTTGATGATGACTCTCAGGTGAGAGTGCAAAAATTAGAAAAACGAGAATTGCTCTTAGCAAATGTTGGCTAATTTTATACCCGATCGCTTTTTGCTGTAATATTTGAGAAATAATTAGCCTCTCATCTAAGTAGAGGCGATCGCAGGGTCATCTTCGACAAACATAAAGTGAAATGGTATTATTTCTCACCCCTAGTAGATATACTAGGGGCTTTTTTATGCAATTTTCTTGGAAGTGGGCAATACCCACTTACCCACAGATGTTTATAATGAGTTTAGGATATAGCAGCATAGCAGCAATATGATTGAAAATCAGGACTTCCAAATAGTTAAAGATAGTGTCAAAACTGATGGCAAAGGACGATTAACCTTGGGTACTGTTGCCAAAGCAAAGAGCTATCGAGTGCTGATTAATGAGTTAGGACAAATTCTGCTAGATCCAATTGTAAGCATTCCACAAAGAGAACTTTGGATATGGCAAAATTCTATAGCTCGTAGCTCATTAGAAGTTGGCATAAAACAGGCAAGTTCTGGTGAACTTCACGACTTAGGTTCGTTTGCCCAGTATGCGGATTTAGAAATTGATGAATAGAGGATGTCACCAGGACACTAGCCGTGAACAGTGATTTTAAAACATAATCCTTGTCACAAGGGTTAATCTACCAAACTGAGCAATAGTGAATTTTAAGATAATATTTTCAAGCGAGGCTAGTACAGCACTAGCTAAACTACAACAAACTGACTCTAAGAAGTACCAAAAAGTTTTAAAAACGCTGGGTTTAATGGAAACAAACCTACGACACCCTAGTTTGAATACTCACAAATATGAATCTTTATCAGGGCCAAATGGAGAAGAAATTTTTGAAGCCTATGTAGAAAACAAAACACCTGCTGCTTTTCGAGTTTTTTGGTATTACGGATCTGAACAAGGAGTTATAACTATCCTGACTATTACACTTCATCCTTGATGATACCGTTGCAACTTAGTGTTATAAACAACTCATTTCTATACTGATTCCTCTGGCAACAATTCTGATGCTACTTCACTTTTAACTACATCCTCAGAATCACCAGATTTAGAAAAACCATCTGCTGCATCCTTGATAAAACCAGCCACAGGTACTGCAATTAGCAAACCTAAAACTCCACCGACATTAGTTCCTACAAGTAAAGCAATTAACACCCATATTGGTCTAAGCCCAGTAAATCTGCCTAAAAGCCGTGGTGCGATCGCCTGATCGATTAACTGGTCAATAACAACAGCTACCGCAAAAACCTTCACTGCTAGCCAAAAGTCATGTGTGGCTATTATGAAAGTTATTACAACCACGCTGACGACATCGCCAAAGGGAATTAAGCTCAAAAGCCCGACTCCCAAACCAAAGAGTAAAGCAAACTGGACTTGAAAAGCTAAAAACATTAATGTTTCTGAAACTCCCATCAGCAAAGCCAAAGTTCCTTGCCCAATCAAGTAATTTTGAAAGTTTTGCTGAATAGACTGGCTTACTTGTTGGGCAAAATTACCCGGTAACTTCTTAAATATCTCCTCCCAAATTCTTGGGCCATCTAACAAGAGGTAAAAAGTTATTACTACTATGATTAAGGCATCAGAAACACTATCAATCGTATCTACAATAATGCTTAAAAGTTTATCCGTAACGAACTCTAATTCATTAGGTAATTGGTCAGTTACTTGTGTTAATAGGTGACTTAAATTCACATTTAATTTGTGCTTAAAGAACCAATTATTTAAAATTTGAAGTTTTTCTTCGCTAGAATCAATCCATTGAGGAAGAACTTTCATCATCTCATTAAATTGCTCTAACACAATAGGAACTAAAGTGATACCCAGAGCAACGATAATTATCAATGCTGATATAAAAACTAATGATACTGCATAGCCACGTTTCACTCCTTGCTTTTGAAGAATGGCAACAGGATAGTTTAAAACGAATGCAAGCAAAGTAGCTAAGACAAGAATTGTTACGACAGGTTGAAAATTGTTAACAAGCAAAAATGCTAGCCAACCATTGAGAAACACTAGGGGAAATAACAGCGTAAAAATTAACCATCTAAGTAGTTGATTGAGTGGAAAATTCATAATTAATTTAAAACTAAAATTATTCTAGTTACTAGATTTAACTGGTGAAATATACTCAACGGTAAGAACATGAAAAAAATCTTCCCAATACTTCTCTACGAGAGGCTGCGCCCTAAGCGTAGCTATGCCGCAGGCTTTACGACTACGCTCAGTAGAAGTTCCCAATTCCCCATTCCCAATTATTAACTTTCAGCAAAAGCTAAAAATTGCTCCTCATTTATTCGTCCTGCTTGATAAAGAGTATTGGTAATTTCTGAAATAGTTAAAACTGAATGGCTACGATAACCATTTTGCTGTAACCTATCTTTCACACCTTGTTCATGATCGATAAGTACCACAATATCATTAACATTTAATCCTGCTGATTCTAACTTTCCTGCGCCTTCCATAACACTTTTGCCACTGATGAGAATATCGTCAACTACCACAACTGTTTCGCCAGGATGAAAGTGACCCTCAATAACTCTGCGCGTTCCGTGGGCCTTTACTTCTTTACGGGGGAAAATCATTGGACAATGAAGGCGCAAAGCTAAACCAGTCGCGGTAGGCAAAGAACCATAGGGAATACCTGCTAATCTATCAAAATTGAGATTCTTCAAAATATCCTCATAGGCTGTGAGAACTTGATTAAAAACTTGAGGATTAGAAATAATTTTGCGTAAGTCGATGTAATAAGGGAATATCGCTCCTGATGCTTGGACAAAGCTGCCAAACATAATACAGTCAATGTCATAAAGTTGTAAAATCAAATCCTGGTAGGGGTGCTGATTTAGAAAACAAACATCAGGAAACCATACAGAACATGTAGAATTTTCGTGAATAATTTCAGTTTTTAGTTGATTAATTTCTGCGCGTAAAGACTCGACTTCCTGAGATAATTGTGTGTTTCCCAACATATCTTGAGGAACAGGAATCAGCAAACCATCACCGTTAGCATTCAACCCTGCTTCTAAAATTTGTCTTAGGTTTCCACCCTTCGCCCAGATGCTACGCGCCATAATAATCCGTTCCGGTGCGATCGCTCGAATCTGTGCCAAAACTTCAGCATTTGTAGTTCCTACTTCCAAACCCAATTGTTCTGGAGTTCCCCAGGTTTTTGATTCTTTTACTACCTGTAAATAAAGGGGTGACTCGTTTGTGGGATATTGCTGTAAAGCTTCTGCACCTGGATTAGAAGTACAGCATAAGATAAATACCGCTTTTTCAGGATAGACCAAAAAAGGTGCTACATGATCTTGTCCTGTATAGGGACTAAGAGTGATTGCATCCACCTGCCATTCTGTAAACACAGTTTGGGCAAAAATGGTACTAGTATTTAAGTCACCGTGTTTGGCATCTAAAATTACTGGGATGTGCGCTGGAATCGCTGCTAAAGTTTTGTACAGCAGTTCTAAACCGGGAATACCTAACGCTTCGTAGAAGCCAAGTGTCGGTTTATAAGCACAAACGTAACCAGCAGTTTCCGCAATAATGAATTGTAACCACTTTTCCAAACCAGCGATGAGTTCTTCAGATTCATAACGCACAGGCATCATTTCTGGATTTGGATCAAGTCCTACAAATAGTAAGCTTTGATTTTGCAAGATACTACGATTCAATTTATCAAAAAAGTTCATTTTTTTTAAAGAGTCATTTGTCATTTGTCATTGGTCATTGGTCATTTGTCATTGGTCATTGGTCATTAGTTACTGGTCATTATTATTACCTGCATCTCTCTATCTGCATGACCATAGTTTTTTAAGTAAGTTGGCGCGAAAAAACAAAAGTATGTTGCGAAACATAAATAGGCTTAAAACCTTTACTCATGACCAATGACAAAGGACAAAGGACAAACTAAAACATTGATTCTGTTAATTCAGTACCACCAGCTTTTTGCCCTAATTGATAGTGAATCACTGCAAATAAGATAACCATCGGGACTGAGGCAAAGTGAACAATTCGCAATGCTTGCCAATTGCCAAACAAATCCACAATCCAGGGAAATTGAGCAGGTTTATACATTCCTATCCCTGTAAATAACGCCAGCAGCAAGATCGGAATAATTGCTGTATACGCAATTCGATGCCAAGCATAAATTAGGCGCTTGGAATTATGACTTTTTTGTAATGCTTTGAAGTCATTCGCACCGACAAACCGATGTCGCCAGCGTCGGGTAATTAAAATGTAAATTCCATACCACAAGAGATTGAGTGAGAATAGCCACATTGCAGCAAAATGCCAGTGTCTACCTCCTGCAAGCCAACCTCCTAACGTAAAGATGGGAGGAATGTGCAAACCTGCACGTCCACCAAAAACAGGGTTGGCGTTGTAAATTTGTAGTCCACTGGTGAGCATGATAAACAGGCTAATGATGTTACACCAGTGGAAAATTTTGGCTGCGATCGCTTGAGTCGGTCGCTTTCGAGTTTGAGAGGGGGTCAAAGTCATAGATTTTGACTGATAAAATTTGCTGTTTATCTGTCCTAAAAATTGGGCATGGGGCACTGGGAATTGGGCACAGGAAGAATCAACCAAGCATAAGCGTCTGTCTTGAGTAAATAGCCCTGCAAATTTGGGGGTGGTATTGCTTACCCTTATTTTCCCATTTTATGATTCAGTATTTTGGCAAAGATGTTCGCTACTGTTTTAACTTTAAGTATAAGTGTGACTAGTGTTGTTTCGATACAAAAATACTGGGGCGTGTCATCAATTAAACCAGATAACAGAAGCAGCTAAATAAATCGCACCCAAACATAGTCAGCTTATGTTACAAGTACAGCCTGCTGCTTGAAATCATATTTAAGCGAACGTTTGCATAGCGTATAAGTTGTATAGTTTGTACTAAACATTTTTATTTTTAAGTATTTTAATGGTATTGATATAGGACTCATATTTGATTTTTGAAATATACGTAGAGTGCGTTACGCTACGCGATAACGTACCCTACACATACTTAGATTTTTTCAGAAATCAAATCGGATTCCTATACTAAGAATAAAAATATTTCTTTCCAAAAAAATAGATCCAACGTTTTGAGAATAACTAGATAAAAATCTGTCTTTGGAAATATATCTTTTGGAATTATTTATTTTTAAATAACAACTGAAGTAATGTATGTGCCGATAAATAAACATTTGAACTACATTTAATGATATAGATATTCTTGTATGATACTTACAATCAAGTTTAGCGATAAAAACATCAATAAATAAGATAAAAAATGCCTAGACTCGTAGGACAGCGCTCTAATACTGGAGCTAATATCACCGTTTTCATTATCCTGATCGCCATCTTTGGGGTACTTCTCGAATACTTTGGCATGATTGATATCGTTCCCGGTTTTGGCCGAGAAGGACGATATTTTCAGATAAAAGGTCAGGCAACCAATGAACAAGTAATTAAACAACCAAATTAATAAGAATCTGAAGGATAGATAAATGCGTAAAGGTAGTGATGTTATCGATAAAGTGGTCGTTGCCTACGACACAGGTAAGAAAATTGTGCGAATTATAGACTTAATATTTGATCAGAAACACAATCAACTTTTGGGGTTTTTAGTTGCAGAAAAGGGACTGTTTAGAGACGCAAAAGTGATTTCTTGGGAAGAAGTGCAAGCGATTGGGTTGGATGCGATCGTAGTTAACTCGAAAAAATCTGTTGTTAAGGCACATCGTGTCCCTGCAATTAAAGAGATTCTGCACCAAAATATTGTGCTGAGAAAAAAAAGAATTCTGACTACTGAGGGACTTGACCTCGGTGGATTGGTCGATTTGTTCTTCGATGAGCATAGTGGACTGGTAGAAGGATACGAAGTTTCTGGCGGTGTATTTGCCGATGCTTACTCGGGGCGATCGTTCGTTCCTGCTCGTGAAGCCCTGAAAATTGGTTATGATGTTGCCTTTGTACCACCAGAAACCTCTCAAATGATGGAAGAACAGGTGGGTGGTATCCGAGGAGTTGTTCAAGCAACTGGAGATAGATTACAGGAATCGGCTGAGACTACCAATAGCAGATTGCAAACAGCAGCTCAAACCGTGAATCAGCAGCTGCAAAGCTCGGTAGAGAGTGTGAACCGTGGGCTACAGGAAGCGAGCCAGAATGTAGGTGAACAATTACAAGCTGCAACTGATGCTACTAGCAGCAAACTGCAAGACCTCAATCGAGATGCAACTGCTTCCCTAACAAACAATTTGGTTGATCCTGCCGAGCAAAAGGTATATGTGATTGGCAAGCATGTTGAGCGGGATGTGCTGACTCCAGACGGCAATGTACTGCTACTACAGGGGCAGGAAGTGACGCTAGTCGATGCAGAAGCGGCCGATCGCATGAACATTCTGGATGAACTTTATCGAGCTACGGGTGGTAGCCTGACTGTCAATATCAGCCGCAATTTGCAAGCAGCAACAGAATCTACTAGCAATCGAATTGGGAGCCTAACTCACAGTAGCGCCGCTAATCTGCGTCACTCGGTTGATTCGCTGGTAGGACATGTGGCGATCCAGCAGGCAAGAGGGCGTAGAGTCGTACAAACAGTGCGTGCCAACGATGGCTTAATTATTGCGGCATCTGGGCAAATTGTGACGGAATCCCTTCTGGATCGGGCCCAAACTTACGGTAAAGAAGCAGAATTGCTGAACGCTGTTGGTCTGACTCTGGCAACCGCAGTCGGTTCTACCGCAAGTGACAGATGGTTAGAAAACAAAGTTCAACTGCGTGACGGGGCAAGTATTGCTCAAGAGAATCTCAACACTTTTTGGCAAGCCTTGAAAGCGAAGGCAGAAAACTTACAAGGACGCGGTACACGGGCAATGAAGAAGCAACGGATTGAACAAGCTCTGGGTCGTCCAGTTACCCGTGTCATTCTTGACCCAGAAGACAACGTGATTCTGAATGTAGGTGAATTGATTACACATCGCGCTGTTAGTCAAGCTGAAGAAAGTGGAGTTCTGAATATCTTACTGAGTTCGGTCTATACCAAGGAGCCAGAAATCTCTGATAAGGAGTTACGTGCTTCAGAATATGGAATGGCAGCCTTGGCGCATCATGGTAATGGGATAAAATGAGCAACCGATTCTGTTGCAATACGGTTCGGTTAAGACAAGAGACGCGATGAATCGCCGTCTCTACAATAATCAGTCTTTCATAGAGACGGCGATTTATCGCGTCTTTGTGATCTAGAATTTTCATCAAAAAACCTTAACCGAACCGTATTGGGCGTGTTGGCAACTCTCGTATTCATGAATTTATTTTTACCTAAAAGCTGGCGTGTTTTCTAATCGCAGCATAGTGTCTTGCTGTTGTATTCATTTCAATTATCAACTCTGTACCTTGACCTAATTTAGAATTACACTTAATTTTACCTTGATGTTTTTCAACGATAATTTCCCGACTAATTGATAGTCCAAGTCCCTTACCTTTACCTACTGGCTTGGTGGTAAAAAATGGTTCAAACATCTGTCTTTGGATATGGGGAAGTATACCTTGACCATTGTCAGAAATGCGAATTATAACTTTGTGTTTTTTTCCTGTTTGTTTGTTATTTGGCCAAATATCATTACTATTGACTAATGACAAATGACTTCTAACAATTTCTGTATGAATAAAGATTTTGGGAGGAAAGGAATAATCATATTTCATCCTTTCTTCTAAGGCATCAATGGCATTAGTTAAGATATTCATGAATACCTGATTTAAATCGCCGGGGTAACACTCGACTAAGGGTAATTCACCAAAGTCTTTAATTACTTCAATCCTGGCTCTGTCAGGCTTTTCTTTGAGCCGATGTTGTAAAATTCTCAGAACACTATCAAGTCCTTCGTGCAGGTCAACCTTTTTCATTTGGCCTTCGTCAGAGGTTGAAAAATTCCGCAAGGCAAAAACAATTTCTTTAACGCGCTCTGAGCCGGCTCGCATTGACCACAGTAATTTTAAAAAGTCTGTCTTCACGAAACTAAGGTCGAGGCATTGCAGATGTAAGGCTATGACTGGGGTAGGTTTGGGATAGTAATGTTGGTAAAGTTCAATGATTCTGATTAAATCTTCAGCGTATTGACTCGCAGGATGGAGATTGCCGTAGATGAAGCTAACAGGGTTGTTAATTTCGTTAGCCATATCCGCCACCAGTTGGCCGAGGTTAGCCATTTTCTGGTTCTGCAATAACTGCCTTTGGGTATATTTGAGTTCTTCGAGGGTAGTTTCTAGCTGCTGTGATTTTTCTTTAACTTGGTCTTCGGTAGATTGGTGTTGGGCAATTTCTCTTTGGAGTTGTTCAAGTAGTTGGTATTGTTGAGTAGCGATCGCTTTATCCTGACTAATATCCTTGTGTGTCCCCGCCATTCGCACTGGTTTACCGGATTCATCCCACTGAAATACTTTGCCACAAGCCAAAATCCATTTCCATTCGCCGGATTTAGTCAACATTCGCAATTCAACTTCAAACACAGGCGTGCATCCTTGGAGATAATCGTGCAACACCTGGCGAATTCTCGGTAAATCTTGTGGATGTACAAGTCGCTCAAAGGATTTATGCTCATGAGCGATTTCGTCTAATCCATACCCCAGAATGCCCTTCCACTGGGGATCGTAATAGGTTTTATTGGTTATAAGATTCCAATCCCACAACCCCAAGCCACTGGCGATTAATGCCATTTGTAAGGCTGCTTGTGAGCATTGACAAGGATCTAAATTTTCTGGAGATAAGTCTTTTGATTCTGGGAAACTCTGCGAATCTTGTACTGAAAGTGGAGCTTCCGGTTTATGGGTAGCGGGTTCTTCGATATGCATAGCTGCTGGTACGGTGAGGAAGATATCCTGTAGCTCTCTCTCTACGCTGTCTTAGCACCCTGACGATCCATTTATGGATAAATCGTCTACTTGGTTGATTAGGCTGTAACTTCAGTTAGAAATATATCAGCCCATATCATCAATTTGGATGGAATTTCGAAAAAGGTAAACGGACGAATGTAACCTCTGTTGCGATCGCCGCAGCCATTTTTTAGAAAAAATAGCTACATTGTGTGCATCTACATTCTAAGATATGTCTAAAAAAAGTAGTTCAAATCAAATATAATCACTTAAAAACTCGAAAAATTTTGTAAAAAAAATTCTATGATTGAGTCACGTCAAATGTTTCAGGATACAAAAATATTGTCAAGCCTTGTTTGTAGCTTTTTTAGGAAAGGGCTGGCTGCTATTCATACAAGGTAGACTACATTGATTTCCAAAACATAATGGTGTGATAAAATTCATGCTGAATTGGAGCCGATGAGTAATGACTATAGATGAAGTAGTATTGCTACTAAAAGCCAGTCAAGCAACGGGTTTAACAACGCTCCAAGAGATTATATTGCGTTCTTCATGGGAAGGAAAAACTTACACGAATATTGCCTGTGAAGCTCACTATGGCGAGGAACGTGTCAGGAAAATTGCTGCTCATTTATGGCAAGTAATGAGTGATTTTTGTAAAGAACCGATAAATAAATCTAACTTCCGTCAGACTGTAGAAAATCACCGTCTTAGCAAAGCACATCAGCAATTAATTAAGGAATTCAACAAAGCAGCTACGGCTATATCTTTAGAATTTCCTAGTGGCCCAGTATCCCTTAATTCCAGATTTTACATCCCTCGCCCGCCAATTGAGGAAATTGCCTACGCAGAAATAGCTAAACCTGGCTGTTTCATCTGCATCCAAGCACCCAAGAAGATGGGGAAAAGCTCTCTGATTTTACAATTGCTTGCACGCGCTAACAATCAAGGCTTTCGCACCGTGACGTTAGATTTTCAGCAAGCAGATAAAGTAATATTTACCAGTTTGGATAAATTTTTGCGCTGGTTCTGTGCTAATCTCAGCCGAGAGTTACAGTTAGAACCAAAACTCAATGATTATTGGGATGAAGATATGGGTAGCAAAGTAAGTTGCTCTATCTATTTTCAACATTATTTACTGTCTGCGCTGGAAACTCCCCTTGTGTTGGTATTGAATGAGGTGGATTGGGTATTTGAATATGAGGAAATTGCTGGAGAATTGTTACCGTTAGTGCGATCGTGGTATGAACAAGCTAAAAGGGTAGAAATTTGGCAAAAACTGCGGCTGATTCTGGTTTATTCAACGGAAATTCTTGTTCCCATAAAACTAACTCAATCACCATTTAATATTGGTTTGCCGATTAAGTTACCTCCCTTTACAAAAGAGCAGGTGCAGGATTTAGCACTACGTCACGGCTTGGATTGGACAAATGCTAAAGTCGAGAGTTTGATGGCACTGGTAGGAGGATATCCTTATTTGGTGCGATTAGCTTTTTATCACCTAGTGGGTAAAGGGGGACTAGAACGGGATTTAGAAAAGCTATTGCAAGAAGCACCCACAGAAGCAGGAATTTATCACGAATATTTAAAGCAATATGTGTTAGCGCTACGAGATGAATCAGCCTTACAAAATGCTTTTTATGAAGTAATTAACGCTACAAATTATGTGAAATTAGAGCCAGTATTGGCATATAAATTACAAAGTATGGGGCTAATTAATTTAGAAGGCGATCGCAGTACTCCTGCCTGTGAATTATATCGTTTATATTTCCGACAATATTTGAAGACAAGCGAGCATTTCAATAACGGCTGTTTTAACTGTGAGTTTAAGCATGGCTAGCGTTATTTCTGCGAGAGAACTTCAGGAGTGCAAAGCTACAGCAACTCCGTGATCGAGAATAGCCGTTGTCGGTCTATTTTTTGGAGCTTGATTTTTTCGGCGTAGAAAGCTTGATAATAAGATTGATAGCGCTCTGGTTCAGCTTCTGGATCGGTTTGTTGCCATAGTTCCAAAAAGTGGCGATAGCGTTTTTCCAGCATCACCAAGTCCATGCAAGCGATCGCAGCTTGAACTACTTGCGGAGTCCGAAGTATTTCTTTCTGGTTTTTTTCATTCACATGAAATAAATGGGAAATTAACCCCATCTCGCTGCTAAATTCTAAAAAATGGTCTTGCAAGCGGGAAATTAAATCTGGTTGAGACGCAAAATTTCTCGTCTCTCCATCACCGGATGAGATTTCTAAAATCTGTTGCCATAAAAATCGGTGGTGGGAAAGGCTAAATTGCAAATCTCGCTCCTCTAGTTCGGCAATAATCGCTTGACGTTGTTCAGGACAATGTAAATAAATTCGCAATAATAAGGCTTCTGCGTGTTCTAAAAGACTACGTTCTGTAGGAATTGGGGATTGAGAAACTTTACTACTTCCCCATGCTTGCTTTGCTGATACAGGTTTAGTGTATGCAGCCGCAGCCGGAGCAATTTGAGTTAACAGATTTTCGACTCGCAGAGGTATAAGTCTGGTATCTCCCAAACTGAGTATTTCTGCACAGTAGGAAACGTAATAATTTCGTGTATCGCTGTTAGCGATATTTTTAAGTAATTTGACTAATTGCTGAGTTACTTGCTGAAAATCAGTAGCCTGTTTCAAGTCTCGGTTTTGAATAATTTGCTGAATCTGCCAATCTAACCAAAGTGGCGCATTTTTTAGCAGTTCTCCATAGTCTTCTGGAGTGTGGCTATGCAAATATTCATCAGCATCTTTACCATCGGCTAAATTAAGAATTTTTAGCTGAACTTCGCCTTTGTATGCTAGTTCGGCAATTTCACCGATCGCACGTTCGGCGGCATTGGTTCCGGCTTTATCAGCATCAAAGTTGAGTACTAATTGTTTCGATTCGGTATAGCGTAAAATTAACCGGACTTGTTCTAAGCTTAAGGCTGTACCGAGGGAAGCAACGGCATTATTAATCCCAGCAGCGTGGAGAGCGATCGCATCAAAATATCCCTCTACCACCACCGCTTGATCGAGTTGGGAAATCCCACCCTTAGCTTGATCAAGGGCAAATAATGTTTTACCTTTACTAAAAAGTTCCGTTTCTGGTGAATTCAGATATTTCGGTTGTTCATCTGTGAGAGTTCTGCCACCAAAGGCAATGACTCGTCCTTGGACATCGCGGATGGGAATCATTAAGCGATCGCGAAATACATCATAATAACCGCCTCCTTCCTTGCGCGGCTTAATCAATCCCGCTTTTTCTAGGATCTGCGCTGGATAATGTTTATCTTCCACTAGATAACGATGGAGAGTTTCCCAACCTGCGGGGGCATAACCTAAACCAAATTGCTGTATAGTTTCTTCTTTTAGTTGGCGGTTAGATTGCAAATATTGAAGTGCCTTTTGCCCTTGGGATTGTCTCAGGGCGTGTTGATAAAATTGGGCGGACATTGCCAGAACTTCATACAACTGCTCACGCAAAGATAGCTGACGCTGCAATTCTTGACGTTGTTCTGGTTCGAGGGTTTGTACAGGTACTTGGTAACGCCGTGCTAAATCCAGCACCACATCGGCAAAAGAGCGCTTTCCCAACTCCATTACAAACTTGATGGCATTTCCTCCAGCTTGACAGCCGAAGCAATAGT contains:
- the dnaG gene encoding DNA primase, whose amino-acid sequence is MQIPRLHPDTIEEVKLRADIVDVVSEYVVLRKRGKDFVGLCPFHDEKSPSFTVSQTKQMYYCFGCQAGGNAIKFVMELGKRSFADVVLDLARRYQVPVQTLEPEQRQELQRQLSLREQLYEVLAMSAQFYQHALRQSQGQKALQYLQSNRQLKEETIQQFGLGYAPAGWETLHRYLVEDKHYPAQILEKAGLIKPRKEGGGYYDVFRDRLMIPIRDVQGRVIAFGGRTLTDEQPKYLNSPETELFSKGKTLFALDQAKGGISQLDQAVVVEGYFDAIALHAAGINNAVASLGTALSLEQVRLILRYTESKQLVLNFDADKAGTNAAERAIGEIAELAYKGEVQLKILNLADGKDADEYLHSHTPEDYGELLKNAPLWLDWQIQQIIQNRDLKQATDFQQVTQQLVKLLKNIANSDTRNYYVSYCAEILSLGDTRLIPLRVENLLTQIAPAAAAYTKPVSAKQAWGSSKVSQSPIPTERSLLEHAEALLLRIYLHCPEQRQAIIAELEERDLQFSLSHHRFLWQQILEISSGDGETRNFASQPDLISRLQDHFLEFSSEMGLISHLFHVNEKNQKEILRTPQVVQAAIACMDLVMLEKRYRHFLELWQQTDPEAEPERYQSYYQAFYAEKIKLQKIDRQRLFSITELL